From a single Bos indicus isolate NIAB-ARS_2022 breed Sahiwal x Tharparkar chromosome 11, NIAB-ARS_B.indTharparkar_mat_pri_1.0, whole genome shotgun sequence genomic region:
- the FOXI3 gene encoding LOW QUALITY PROTEIN: forkhead box protein I3 (The sequence of the model RefSeq protein was modified relative to this genomic sequence to represent the inferred CDS: deleted 1 base in 1 codon) translates to MALYCGDNFGVYSQPGLPSTAAAAAAPGAPAPARAPYGLTDYAAPPAAAANPYLWLNGPAVGGPPAAAAAAAAAYLGAPPPPPPPRGGAPGPFLQPPTAAGTFACAQRPFAQPAPAAPASPAGPAAPGELGWLSMASREDLMKMVRPPYSYSALIAMAIQSAPERKLTLSHIYQFVADSFPFYQRSKAGWQNSIRHNLSLNDCFKKVPRDEDDPGKGNYWTLDPNCEKMFDNGNFRRKRKRRSEASSTPSVAVGTSKSEEGLSPGLGSGVGGKPDGDSAPASLRPSQSPEPPEDTKSTASSPGVSMLSSTPCLNSFFSSLSTLSVGSSSGSTQRALTGSRPLGIQGPQVPSGGVFPPSSVPEPSSDPLQLNHSSSSSSSQRSSYYGPFPASTSGAPSSPFGSPFYNFSMVNSLIYPREGSEV, encoded by the exons ATGGCTCTGTACTGTGGGGACAACTTCGGCGTGTACTCGCAGCCCGGCTTGCCCTcgaccgccgccgccgccgccgccccgggcGCCCCCGCACCCGCCCGGGCGCCCTACGGACTCACCGACTACGCCGCGCCGCCAGCCGCCGCCGCCAACCCCTACCTGTGGCTCAACGGGCCGGCCGTGGGCGgtccccccgccgccgccgccgccgccgccgccgcgtaCCTGGGCgcccctccgccgccgccgccgccc cggggGGGCGCGCCGGGACCCTTCCTGCAGCCGCCGACCGCCGCTGGCACTTTTGCCTGCGCTCAGCGGCCCTTCGCACAGCCTGCGCCCGCCGCGCCCGCCTCACCCGCCGGGCCCGCGGCGCCAGGGGAGCTGGGCTGGCTGTCCATGGCCAGCCGCGAGGACCTGATGAAGATGGTGCGGCCGCCCTACTCGTACTCGGCGCTCATCGCCATGGCCATCCAGAGCGCGCCCGAACGCAAGCTCACGCTCAGCCACATCTACCAGTTCGTGGCCGACAGCTTCCCCTTCTACCAGCGCAGCAAGGCCGGCTGGCAGAACTCCATCCGCCACAACTTGTCTCTCAACGACTGCTTCAAGAAGGTGCCCCGCGACGAGGACGACCCAG GGAAAGGTAATTACTGGACCCTGGAtccaaactgtgagaaaatgtttGACAACGGAAACTTCCGTCGGAAGCGAAAGCGCCGCTCGGAAGCCAGCAGCACCCCCTCAGTGGCCGTGGGGACTTCAAAATCAGAAGAAGGGCTCTCCCCGGGACTGGGGTCTGGAGTGGGTGGGAAGCCAGACGGAGACAGTGCCCCTGCATCTTTGAGACCCTCCCAGTCCCCAGAGCCTCCTGAGGACACCAAGAGTACTGCCTCCTCACCGGGAGTGTCCATGCTTTCCTCCACCCCTTGCCTGAACAGCTTCTTCAGCAGCCTCAGCACCCTAAGCGTCGGTAGTAGCAGTGGGAGCACGCAGCGGGCACTCACTGGCAGCCGTCCTCTAGGGATCCAGGGGCCCCAGGTGCCCTCAGGTGGCGTGTTTCCCCCCAGCTCCGTCCCGGAGCCCTCATCAGACCCCTTGCAACTGAATCAcagctccagcagcagcagcagccagagatCTTCCTACTACGGCCCCTTCCCCGCCAGCACCAGCGGGGCCCCGAGCAGCCCCTTTGGCAGCCCTTTCTACAACTTCAGCATGGTCAACAGCCTCATCTACCCTCGGGAGGGCTCTGAAGTATAG